The Gemmatimonadaceae bacterium genomic sequence CGTAGTTCGTTGAACTATCTCGCACAGAGGCACAGGGAATCACAGAGGAGCACAGAGGGTTTCGACTTTCCGCGTCGGACTGTTCGCGGTCCTCTGTGCTCCTCTGTGATGCTCTGCGCTCTCTGTGCGAGGCCGTAAAGAAACTCACAGTGGAGGAGGTGTCCGTTGATCAAGAAGATCCTGTTGGTGCTGGTCCTCGCCGTGGTCTGCATCGGCGCGCTGGCGATGCGTCAGCCCGATTCGTTCACCGTGGAGCGGCGCGCCACGATTCAGGCCTCGCCGGAACAGGTGTTCGCGCAGATCAATGACTTCCACAACTGGGCCAACTGGTCGCCGTGGGCCAAGCTGGATCCGAACATGGCGTTGTCGATCAACACTCCCGGCTCGGGCGTCGGCGCGACCTATGAGTGGAAGGGGAACAGCGACGCCGGTGAGGGCTCGATGGCGATCAAGGAGTCGATGCCGCCGAACAAGGTGATGATCGACCTGCACTTCCTGAAGCCGATGGAGAGCACGGCGGTATTGTCCTTTCAGCTCGAGCCCAAGGATGGCGGCACCGAGGTGATCTGGACCATGCGCGGCGACAACACGCTCATGGGCAAGGTGATGGGCGTCTTCACCACGATGGACAAGATGGTCGGCCCCGATTTCGAGAAGGGGCTCACCCAGTTGCAGACGGCGGTCAAGAAGTGAGCGACGGGTCCGGTCCCATGCTACGGATCGCGTTGGCGAACCTGCCGTATCCCGAGTCGCCCGAGGCAGCGGTGGCGCGTGCGGTGGCCGCGGTGTACGAGGCCGCCGCGCGCGGCGCGCAGTTGGTGGTGTTCCCCGAGTGTTATGTGCCGGGGTATCGCTGGCCTACGCGCCACGTGCCGGCGCCGGATGCGGCGTATCTCGAGCGCGCGTGGCAGGCGGTCGCCGAAGCGGCCGCCTCGGCGCGGATCATGGTGGTGCTCGGCACCGAGCGCTTTACCGACGCCGGGCTCGTGCTGAGCGCGCTGGTCATCGACGCCGAGGGCCAGCGCGTCGGGTGGCAGGACAAGGTGCAGCTCGACCCGAGTGAGGAGAACGGCTATGTCGCTGCGGCCGAGCGGCGGCTGTTTGAGGTGGCCGGTGTGCCGTTCGGCATCGTGATCTGTCACGAGGGGTGGCGCTATCCCGAAACCGTGCGCTGGGCCGCGCGGCGCGGGGCAAAGCTCGTGGTGCATCCGCACTACGGCGAGGCGGAGCCAGGGAGCTATCAGCCGGTGAGTTACGCCGATCCGCGCAACACCTTCCACGAAGCCGCGGTGCGGTGCCGCGCGGCGGAGAACACGGTGTGGTTTGCGACGGTGAACTGCGCCGGGGAGGGGTCGCCGACCACGAGCGCCGTGGCGGCGCCGGACGGGACGATCGTGGCGTGGCAGCCGTATGGTGAGGCGGGGCTGCTGGTGGTGGACTGCGACATGACCCAGGCGACGGGGCTGTTGGCGTCGCGGTGTCGGACGACGCCGTAACGCGATCGCGCGTCAGCCGGGGTTCTTCTTGAGTCGGAGCTAGTCGATGCGGTCGCGCGCGGCTTTCACCACCGGTTGACGCGAGGGTTCGGCGTCCTTCCAGAGTGTGGCGAAGGCGTCGTAGTGCTCGATGGCGCCGGCGACATTGCCCTGCGCGTCGAGGAGTTCGCCGAGGCGCTTGTGCGCTCCAGCCAGATGCCCCGTACCTCGAGCATCCCGTTCCCATTTCGGATCGACTACCCGCGCGAACCACGCCGTCGCGGAATCGACCTGGTGGGCACGGTCGAACGCCACGGCGATCAGGTACGCTTCCTCCGCATCGGGGGCGGTGCGGCGCTGACCTGCCTGTTTGAGCAGCGTCGCCGCCTGCTGGTACTGGCCATGCGCCAGGGCGACCAGGCCCGCCACGCGCGCATCCTCCCACACACGATCTGCCGACCGTTCCGCGTTATCGCGTCGATACGCGGCCGCGAGCGCCTCGGTCATCTCGGCATCGCCGACGAGCGCCGCGGCCACCGCCGCTGCGGACCATGGCCGGCTGACTGGCGGCGTTGACTCGTAGAACGCGGGGGTGAGCATCCGCTGCAGCGTGCGATGCGTGCGCGCGCGGTCGCCGTCGAACTTGGCGATGAACACGGCGGAGTCGAGCGCCAACTGGAGCGCCGCCGGCGGACGCCGGGTGAGGCGAGCCACGGTATTGGTGCGCCACACACTCATCGCAAGCGCGGCGTCGATCCGCCCACCGATCGCATTCAGGTCGCGGAGATAATTCGCGGCGCCGAACGTCAGCCGCGGCGACTGCGAGGTGTCCATCCACGTTCGCACCAAGCGCCCCAGGCTGTCGTCGAGCTTGTGGGCATACAGTTGCCACGAAGTGACTTCCCACTGGAGCGGGCTTTTCGGAAAGAGTGTGGCGAAGCGAGCCGCGGCGCTGTCGGCCACAGCCGGCTTCTGCAATCGGGCCGCTATCCCGCTCCAGTTCACCACACTCACCGCCGGCGGCCGCTTGAGCATTGCGGCGCGCCGGTACATGGCGAGGGCGCGATCAAGCTGGCGCCGTTGCACGTAAGCGACAGCCAGATTGTTCAGTGCGATGTTATTCAGCGAATCACGTGCCAGCAGCTGCTCGTAGGCAGCGATCGTCCTGTCCGGATCAGGCGTCGGGCCGTACGTGAAGTAACCCGCTTCGGTCACATCGCGCTCATTATCCGTCAGTCGATCGCGATGTCGATAGGCGCGTGATATGGCATCAATCTGCTCCGCTTCCGAGTTCGGCAGCTGGTTGTACATCACGGCGATCTTGCGCCACGCCATAGCAAACGCCGTATCGATCGCGACGGCCTCCTGCAGTCGCTTCATGGCCTTGGCGCGATCGCCGCCATTCTCTTCGATCTGCGCGCCTTCGACGTACTTGCGCAGCGCCGCGAGCGACGGCGTACTCACCCGCTCGATGGCCTTCGCGCTCTGCAGCCCCCTGAGTGACTCGCCGACCTTTTCGCGGATGCTTCGCGAGAGCTTGCCAACGGCCGAGACCAAAGTCGCGTCGCCGTCGGCAGTTGCACGAAAGGTCGCCATCTCGCGGCCATCGGTGGCGCTCACCAGTCGTGCGGAGAGCACGTAACTGCCGCCCAGCCGCACGACATCCCCATCGATTACCGCCTTCGTTCCCTCGCGCGTTGCGATCTCGCGGGCCACGTCGAAGGGCACTGCCGCATCTGTCGGACGCTGCATGCGCTGGAGGACCTCGCGCACGGCAGCACGCGTCAGCACCGACAGGTTGGGCGATTGCGCGAGGTCGGTGCGCAACGCTTCGGCAATCGTCACTCCCAGCGTCGTATCGTTCGCCGGGGGGCGGAAGTCCGCTACCATGACGCTTTCGCGCTCGCCGAACTCACCGGCACCGATCAGCGACGCGGCTGGACCAATGCCATAGGCGCGCGACACCGCAAAGGCGGCCAGCAGCGCAGCAAAGCCCCCTCCCACCGCGATGCCCGCTTTCCGGGTGCGACGAAAGCTGACGTGAGGCTGCGCCCGCAAGGCGAGCGTCGCCATGGTGCCGGGGCCCACCGCCGACCCACCAGGCGTCAGCGTCGGCGTGCGCGTGATCGCGCGACGCGCGGTGCGCTGCACCCACCATGTCCCGAGAAGTGCGGGTAGCCCAGCCGCGGCGAGGGTAATGGCCGACGGCATCGCCCACGTGGGGACGCCGACGGTACGCGAGGCGATGAAGACGCCACCAACCAGCAGTGCGGTACCACCTGCCCAGGTACCGAGTGCGGTGGAGAGCGGAATCGTCGGCGCGAGAACGGGCGCGGTTGTGCTGCTCGAGGCGCCGCTGCCTTCGAGCGCGCGGACAATCGCGGCCGCATCTGCCGGCCGATCAGACGGCGCCTTCTCCAGGCACCGCAGCACCAGCTCAGCCAACGCCGGCGGAACATCGGCCCGCAGTACGCGCGGATCGCGCGGCTTTTCGGTGATGTGGGCGACCAGCAACCGTCCTGGGGTGTTCGCCGAGAAGACCGGCTGCCCGGTCAGCAGTTCGAACGCCATCGCCCCGAAGGCGTACAAGTCGGCCCGATGGTCCACCGCGACCGCGCCTTCCGCCTGCTCCGGCGCCATGTACGCCGGCGTGCCAATGGCGAGCCCCGCCTGCGTGAGCGTGGCACCGCCGGCGGAGGTGCGCGACGCCGAGATGGCCTTCGCGATTCCGAAATCGGTCACCGTGGCGCTCCCCGCCGAGAGCAGCACGTTGTCGGGCTTGATGTCCCGGTGCACGATGCCCTGGGCGTGCGCGTAGCTCAACGCACGCGCGACATCGCGCAGCACGCCGACCGCTTCCGGAATCGTGAGCGCGCCCTGGCCCAGTCGTTGCCGCAAGGAATCGCCGTCCACGTAGGGCATCGAGAACCAGGGCAAGCCATCGGCGTCGCCCGCGGCCAGCACCGGCACCACATGGGGATGCTGCAGCGACGCCGCCATGAGCACTTCGCGCTTGAACCGCTCCACGCTCAGCCCTTCGAGCATCTCCGGCGCGAGCACCTTGACCACCACGCGGCGCTGCAGCGCCGGTTCGTCGGCGAGATAGGTGCGCGACATGCCGCCACCCCCCAACTCGCGGATGAAACGGTACTGACCGGCGAGCGACTCTTCGAGGCGGGCGCGAAAGGATTCCATGCGGCGAATATGGGGCACGCTATCGCAACGAGGACGAACCGAATGCGGAGAACATGCACCGCCGGAGCGCCATGTGGCCAGTTTCGCGCGAGCTTTTAGCTTGAGAGGTATGGCGACGCATACCGAACTGCCCCCGGGGTTCTCACCGGTCCCCGCCGGCCATCTGGCGGCGGTGGTGACGCACCTCGAGATGACCGCCCCGCCTGCGTCGCGCCCCGTGCCCACGCTGTCGCGGCCGCTGCGCCTCGAGCGCATGCATGATGAGGACCTCGCCATGTATCGCGCGCTCTTTCGCGAAGTGGGCCAGGAATGGCTCTGGTTTTCCCGTCTCCGCATGCCCGACGCGGAGCTCGCCCGCCTGCTGGCCGATCCGCTGGTCGAGGCGTACGCGGTGCGCGACGGCAACGCGCGCATTGGTATGCTCGAGCTCGATTTCCGCGAGCCGGGCCAGTGCGAGCTCGCCTTCTTTGGCCTCGCGGCATCGCACGTGGGGCAGGGCGCCGGCCGCTGGCTGATGCACGAGGCCACGACCCGCGCGTGGGCACGGGGCATCACGCGCGTTCACGTGCACACGTGCACGCTCGATCACGCCAACGCCGTCGCGTTTTACGTGCGGTCCGGATTCACACCGTACAAGCGCGAAATCGAAATCGCGCCCGATCCGCGACTCACCGGGGAACTGCCGCTTGATGTTGGCACCCACGCGCCGGTCATCCGCGATGAACGCGTCGCACCCGATGCGCTGGCGGTGGTGCAGGAGTTCTGGCGCCTGATGGCCACCAACGACTTCGCCGCGGTCGGCGCCGTGCTCGCGCCCGAGTTCGTGCTCGAGTGGCCGCAGTCGCGCGAACGCATTCGTGGCGCGGCCAACTTTGCGCAGATGAACGCCGAATATCCCGCCAAGGGGCCGTGGCGCTTCATGGTCTCGCGTGCGGTCGCCAATGGCAGTGAGGTGGTGACCGATGTCAGTGTCACCGATGGCGACGTGCTCGGGCGCGCGGTGTCGTTCTTTACGGTGGCGCAGGGGCGCATCACGCGCATCGTGGAGTTCTGGCCCGAGCCGTATCCGGCACCGGCCAATCGCGCGCATCTCGTGGAGCCGATGGCGTGAGCACCGACACGCGCAAGGTGCTGCTGCGGCAATTCGATGTCGCGTGGCAGCTCGCGTGGTACCATCTGGAATCGCTGACGACGGAGGAGTGCCTGTGGCGCCCCGCCGATCGCGGGTTGCACGTGCACGAGGCCGCGCACCACTGGGTCGCCGACTGGCCGACGCACGAGGGCTATGATCTCGGGCCGTCGAGTGCCGGCTGGATTACCTGGCATTGGCTCTTCTGGTGGCGCATGGCCGCCGATCACACGTGGGGCGCCGCGACGCTCACGCGCGAGGCGGTGCCGTGGCCCGGCCACGCCGATGGCCTGCGCACCGAACTCCGCGCCCTGCACGATGCGTGGCGTGCCGCGCTGGCGAGCAGTGACGCCGGCACGCTGGCGTCGTCGGCGCGCGTCCGGTGGCCGTTTCGGGATCGCCCGCTCGCCGATCTCTTTGCCTGGGCCAACACCGAGCTCACCAAGAGCGCGGCCGAACTCGGCGCGTTGCGATTTCTCTACGCCGCCCGACGCGACGCGCGCGCGTCAGCCTGAGCCCACCAACGCCAGGCGCGCAAGCGCCACGTCGGCCAGAAAGGCGACCTTGGCCCCGACAATCCCAATGCGCGCCAGCCCCGCGACATTGAGCGGCGCCGCCAGCGACACCGGCGCGAACGCCGACCAGGGGAGCACCACGGTGCGCCAGTCGCGCGCCACCGGCAGCTCGGCGCCGTAGTACTGCCATGGCGCGCGCGTATCCGCCGTGCGCAGGTGCACGAAGTACGACCCGGGGGTGCCGCACACCGTGAGCGCCACACCCGTGTAGGCGCGCGCATCGAACGGGGTACGCCCATCGCTGAGCGCGCGCGCCATCTGCACGAAGCCGCCGTTCCGCTCGAGCGAGACTTGCCCCACGAGTCGCAGGGCGCGGCGCCCCTGCACGTCGGTCAGTGCGCCCTGCGCGTTGGAGACGCCCCCCATGACGCGATCGGTGAACACCGTCCACCCTCGGGCGTCGGTGCTGACCGTGAAGTCGTCGAGGAGGAGGTCGGTGGACGGCATGCGACGCGCGTGACCTTACGCCTGTGCCTTGCGTGACGCCTTTCGCACGCGCTTTCCCATCTCGAACAGCAGCACACACCCCGCACCGGCCAGCACCCCGAACACGCCATCGAGCGTCATGCTCACGAGGCTGGCGAGCACGCCGTTCACCGCGTGGACGCGCTCCACGATCCCTTCGAACGCATGCGCGACGGGGTGCACGCCGTGTACCAGAATGCCACCACCCACGGTGAACATCGCCGCAGTGCCCACCACACTCAGCGTGCGCATCATCTTGGGCGCGGCGGCGAGAATCAGTCGCCCCGTCTTCACGCTCGCGGCCGCACCACTCTGCACCATCTTGAGCCCCAGATCGTCGAGCTTCACGATCCCTGCGACCAGGCCATAGACGAACACCGTCGCCGCCACGCCGATGATCGCCAGCACCGTGGCCTGCTCGGTGAGCGTGCGCCCGCCGAGCGTACCCAGCGCGATCACCACGATCTCCGCCGACAGCACGAAGTCGGTGCGGATGGCGCCCTTGATCTTCTCCTGTTCGTAGGCGGCGAGATCGACTTCCGGCTCGTGCTCGTGCGCCACGGCCACCGCGGTGGATTCGTCCTCGTCGTGCGGCAGCCACTTATGGGCGAGCTTCTCCACGCCTTCAAAGCAGAGGAAGAGACCGCCCAGCATCAGCACCGGCTGAATCCAGCTGGGGGCGAACGCGCTGAGCAGGAGCGCGATCGGCACGAGGATCACCTTGTTGATCAGCGATCCCTTGGCGACGCCCCACACCACCGGCAATTCGCGCTCGGCGGCGAACCCGGCCACCTGCTGCGCATTGAGCGCGAGATCGTCGCCCATGATCCCGGACGTCTTGGTGGCCGCCGTCTTGGTGAGGGCGGAGACGTCGTCGAGGAGCGACGTGATATCGTCGAGCAGAGCCAGCAGACTGGAAGCCATACCGAAGCAACGGTCCCGAAAAGGGGGCGGGGGAGCGGGTGCCGAATGATCTCCGGGTCCGGAAAGGCGCGCTACGGGGGGCGCACGCGCCCAACGGAAAATCGGACCGGACAGTAGGATTGGAACGACCGAGAGGTCACTGACGGATCCCGCCCCGTCTCGAGAGGTCCCGCCCCATGCGCTGTTCGCGCAGCCGGTTCACGAAGGTGCTGGTGTTCGCTGCGGCGCTCGGCGCGCCAGTGGCGCGGTTGGCCGCGTAGGCCGATGAGATTCAGGTCTATACCGGCGGGCTCGCGGCCGTCGGCACCTTCAATCTCACGATCCACAACAACATCACGCCCAAAGGCATCGCCACGGCCGGGTTTCCCGGTGCGGTGACGAGCAATCACTCGTGGAACGGCGTCCCGGAGTGGGCGTACGGGGCAACCAAGTGGCTCGAGCTCGGCCTCTACATGCCGCTGTACACGCTCGACTCGCATCAGGGCTTTGGCCTCGACGGCTTCAAGCTGCGTACGCTCGTCGCCCGCCCGAATGGCGACCAGCACACCTTCGCCTACGGCCTGGGCTGGGAGCTCGGCTTCAACGCCAAGCGCTGGGATCCGAACCGCATCGCCTCGGAGTTCCGCCCCATTCTCGCATGGCATCTCAAGAAGTGGGATCTCGTGACCAACCCGATCGTCGATACCGACTACAAGGGCGGGCTCAAGAATCTCGACTTCGCGCCCTCCACGCGCGTCGCCTACAACATCAATGCGACGTGGGCCGTGGCCGGTGAGGAGTATGCGGATCTTGGCACCCTGAACCACCTGATCGGCGGTCGCGCGGCGTCCCATCAGGTATGGGGCGCCGTCGATCACGCCGGCCGCGTGTGGGATGTGGAAGTCGGCGCCGGCTACGGCCTCACGAACAGTGCCGACAAGTTCGTCCTCAAGATGATCCTGGCGCGCGACCTCCACGTGCGGCAGAAGTAGCGCGCCGCGCGCGGCTCAGGCAGCCACCAGCAGGTTGCCGTCCAGGATCAACAATGACGAGCCAGGTGGGGCGGCGGGATGGGTGGTCATAGGGGCTCCGGCAGAGGCGTGCTGATGGGTCGGCCGTTGCGGGCCGACGGGACACCCACCAGCCAAGCATTTTCCGCACCAGCGCTCGGATTTGACCTAAGCCGTGTTGCAGCAATGGCTTATGTGGATGATCCGGCCGTGCCCGTCGTCTATCGGTTCGATGCGTGGCGTCACGCCACGTGACATCGCCGGTCAGGCCGTGCGACGCAGCGGCGCGGGGGGCCGGGCGGCCAGTTCCACCAGCAGCTGCCGGCGCTTCACCAGCGCCCGCACGTGCGCCCGCTGCAGCACATACACATAGGCACCGAAGACTGCCGCGACCTGCGTCAGCAGGAAGAGCAGCACGCTCGCGCCGTACGCGTCATGAAACCCGCGGGCGCCCTCGAGCAGGGCCGAAGCGAGCACCGTGAAGACGAGCACGCGCGGCAGCACCTGCCGCATGCGACGGCTGTCGCGGCCGTGAAATTCGGCTCCCATGTATCCCACGAGCGTGAACGCCGCGAGGTGCTCGAGGGCGCGATACACCATGGGCTGCGAGAGGGCGACGTTCGGCGGCGTCAGCGCCAGCGTGCCGCGCCAGCCAAAGC encodes the following:
- a CDS encoding SRPBCC family protein produces the protein MIKKILLVLVLAVVCIGALAMRQPDSFTVERRATIQASPEQVFAQINDFHNWANWSPWAKLDPNMALSINTPGSGVGATYEWKGNSDAGEGSMAIKESMPPNKVMIDLHFLKPMESTAVLSFQLEPKDGGTEVIWTMRGDNTLMGKVMGVFTTMDKMVGPDFEKGLTQLQTAVKK
- a CDS encoding carbon-nitrogen hydrolase family protein — translated: MLRIALANLPYPESPEAAVARAVAAVYEAAARGAQLVVFPECYVPGYRWPTRHVPAPDAAYLERAWQAVAEAAASARIMVVLGTERFTDAGLVLSALVIDAEGQRVGWQDKVQLDPSEENGYVAAAERRLFEVAGVPFGIVICHEGWRYPETVRWAARRGAKLVVHPHYGEAEPGSYQPVSYADPRNTFHEAAVRCRAAENTVWFATVNCAGEGSPTTSAVAAPDGTIVAWQPYGEAGLLVVDCDMTQATGLLASRCRTTP
- a CDS encoding protein kinase, which encodes MESFRARLEESLAGQYRFIRELGGGGMSRTYLADEPALQRRVVVKVLAPEMLEGLSVERFKREVLMAASLQHPHVVPVLAAGDADGLPWFSMPYVDGDSLRQRLGQGALTIPEAVGVLRDVARALSYAHAQGIVHRDIKPDNVLLSAGSATVTDFGIAKAISASRTSAGGATLTQAGLAIGTPAYMAPEQAEGAVAVDHRADLYAFGAMAFELLTGQPVFSANTPGRLLVAHITEKPRDPRVLRADVPPALAELVLRCLEKAPSDRPADAAAIVRALEGSGASSSTTAPVLAPTIPLSTALGTWAGGTALLVGGVFIASRTVGVPTWAMPSAITLAAAGLPALLGTWWVQRTARRAITRTPTLTPGGSAVGPGTMATLALRAQPHVSFRRTRKAGIAVGGGFAALLAAFAVSRAYGIGPAASLIGAGEFGERESVMVADFRPPANDTTLGVTIAEALRTDLAQSPNLSVLTRAAVREVLQRMQRPTDAAVPFDVAREIATREGTKAVIDGDVVRLGGSYVLSARLVSATDGREMATFRATADGDATLVSAVGKLSRSIREKVGESLRGLQSAKAIERVSTPSLAALRKYVEGAQIEENGGDRAKAMKRLQEAVAIDTAFAMAWRKIAVMYNQLPNSEAEQIDAISRAYRHRDRLTDNERDVTEAGYFTYGPTPDPDRTIAAYEQLLARDSLNNIALNNLAVAYVQRRQLDRALAMYRRAAMLKRPPAVSVVNWSGIAARLQKPAVADSAAARFATLFPKSPLQWEVTSWQLYAHKLDDSLGRLVRTWMDTSQSPRLTFGAANYLRDLNAIGGRIDAALAMSVWRTNTVARLTRRPPAALQLALDSAVFIAKFDGDRARTHRTLQRMLTPAFYESTPPVSRPWSAAAVAAALVGDAEMTEALAAAYRRDNAERSADRVWEDARVAGLVALAHGQYQQAATLLKQAGQRRTAPDAEEAYLIAVAFDRAHQVDSATAWFARVVDPKWERDARGTGHLAGAHKRLGELLDAQGNVAGAIEHYDAFATLWKDAEPSRQPVVKAARDRID
- a CDS encoding GNAT family N-acetyltransferase — protein: MATHTELPPGFSPVPAGHLAAVVTHLEMTAPPASRPVPTLSRPLRLERMHDEDLAMYRALFREVGQEWLWFSRLRMPDAELARLLADPLVEAYAVRDGNARIGMLELDFREPGQCELAFFGLAASHVGQGAGRWLMHEATTRAWARGITRVHVHTCTLDHANAVAFYVRSGFTPYKREIEIAPDPRLTGELPLDVGTHAPVIRDERVAPDALAVVQEFWRLMATNDFAAVGAVLAPEFVLEWPQSRERIRGAANFAQMNAEYPAKGPWRFMVSRAVANGSEVVTDVSVTDGDVLGRAVSFFTVAQGRITRIVEFWPEPYPAPANRAHLVEPMA
- a CDS encoding DinB family protein; the encoded protein is MSTDTRKVLLRQFDVAWQLAWYHLESLTTEECLWRPADRGLHVHEAAHHWVADWPTHEGYDLGPSSAGWITWHWLFWWRMAADHTWGAATLTREAVPWPGHADGLRTELRALHDAWRAALASSDAGTLASSARVRWPFRDRPLADLFAWANTELTKSAAELGALRFLYAARRDARASA
- a CDS encoding CIA30 family protein yields the protein MPSTDLLLDDFTVSTDARGWTVFTDRVMGGVSNAQGALTDVQGRRALRLVGQVSLERNGGFVQMARALSDGRTPFDARAYTGVALTVCGTPGSYFVHLRTADTRAPWQYYGAELPVARDWRTVVLPWSAFAPVSLAAPLNVAGLARIGIVGAKVAFLADVALARLALVGSG
- a CDS encoding DUF808 domain-containing protein, with protein sequence MASSLLALLDDITSLLDDVSALTKTAATKTSGIMGDDLALNAQQVAGFAAERELPVVWGVAKGSLINKVILVPIALLLSAFAPSWIQPVLMLGGLFLCFEGVEKLAHKWLPHDEDESTAVAVAHEHEPEVDLAAYEQEKIKGAIRTDFVLSAEIVVIALGTLGGRTLTEQATVLAIIGVAATVFVYGLVAGIVKLDDLGLKMVQSGAAASVKTGRLILAAAPKMMRTLSVVGTAAMFTVGGGILVHGVHPVAHAFEGIVERVHAVNGVLASLVSMTLDGVFGVLAGAGCVLLFEMGKRVRKASRKAQA